In Mesoaciditoga lauensis cd-1655R = DSM 25116, one genomic interval encodes:
- a CDS encoding OAM dimerization domain-containing protein → MNIKKVDLSHLKPYGDQMDDGAVQLSFTLPIPHGPKAREAARRIANKMNLTDVQIVFSRDLKENFSFFVVYGHLTTSINYNDIKVMSVETPHMSMEEVDKYIEEHVKRPIVVVGATIGTDAHTVGLDSILNMKGYHGDSGLERYKMFKVYNLGSQVPPSQLAKKIRETGADVVLVSQVVTQRNIHVKNLVELADILEAEGLRKSVLLIAGGPRITHELAVELGYDAGFGSGTVPSDVASYIAVEISKRVL, encoded by the coding sequence ATGAACATCAAAAAAGTTGATTTGTCTCATCTCAAGCCTTATGGTGATCAAATGGACGATGGAGCAGTTCAACTTTCTTTCACGTTGCCAATACCACATGGACCTAAGGCGAGAGAAGCCGCCCGTCGAATAGCCAACAAAATGAATTTAACGGATGTTCAGATAGTGTTTTCCAGGGATTTAAAAGAAAACTTTTCCTTCTTCGTGGTTTATGGCCATCTCACAACTTCGATAAATTACAACGATATCAAGGTTATGAGCGTTGAAACTCCGCATATGAGCATGGAAGAAGTGGACAAATACATAGAAGAACATGTTAAAAGGCCGATAGTCGTAGTTGGAGCCACAATAGGCACCGATGCGCATACGGTCGGATTGGATTCCATATTGAACATGAAGGGATACCATGGGGACTCTGGCCTTGAAAGATATAAGATGTTCAAAGTTTACAACCTTGGCAGCCAGGTTCCGCCTTCGCAATTGGCAAAGAAAATACGTGAAACTGGTGCGGATGTTGTCCTTGTTTCGCAAGTAGTAACACAAAGGAACATACACGTAAAGAATTTGGTAGAATTGGCCGATATATTAGAAGCAGAGGGATTGAGGAAATCAGTTCTTTTGATAGCCGGGGGACCACGTATAACCCATGAACTGGCCGTTGAACTTGGATACGATGCCGGTTTTGGAAGTGGGACGGTGCCTTCTGACGTTGCATCCTACATAGCCGTAGAAATTTCAAAGAGGGTGTTATGA